The proteins below are encoded in one region of Misgurnus anguillicaudatus chromosome 24, ASM2758022v2, whole genome shotgun sequence:
- the LOC129438384 gene encoding C3a anaphylatoxin chemotactic receptor gives MVGTTLRPQNLTENTTNINTVANQILSSTDILKICIYLVILIMGVIGNGLVIFVTGYKMKTTVNSVWFLNLAIADFILVFSLIISIILIFNKLVWPFSDLMCKFTSFVIVLNKSASSFLLTVISLDRCLCTWLIVWVQNKRTLNKARIICISVWILSICCSIPFVMQRFVKESNGLKRCVYNSTNLDVLLSLFTCRFLVVFLIPFLIIASSYIAIGVRVKRLKRGKQLQPYRVILSVILAFFVCWFPFHVQQLCHVSAVKYNWSDSAYKAINSAGPFIQCLVFLNSCLNPILYVFMCDEYKTKLKKSLLLVFEAAFTEEHLRYLTSRRSTSCYSESLQGEFGKQTNDTTISTSGSGQGRTSF, from the exons ATGG TGGGCACAACTTTGAGACCTCAAAATCTGACAGAGAACACAACAAACATCAACACAGTGGCAAACCAAATCTTATCAAGCACCGATATTTTAAAGATATGCATATATCTTGTCATCTTGATCATGGGTGTCATTGGAAATGGACTTGTCATCTTTGTGACTGGCTACAAAATGAAGACGACAGTCAACTCTGTTTGGTTTCTGAATTTGGCGATTGCAGACTTCATTTTAGTTTTCTCTTTGATTATCAGCATAATTTTAATCTTCAACAAGTTGGTTTGGCCCTTCAGCGACTTAATGTGTAAATTCACCTCCTTCGTCATAGTACTAAATAAGTCTGCGAGCAGTTTTTTGCTGACAGTCATCAGTCTGGACCGATGTTTGTGCACATGGTTGATTGTGTGGGTTCAGAATAAACGAACTCTAAACAAAGCGAGAATCATCTGTATATCTGTGTGGATTTTATCCATCTGCTGCAGCATCCCTTTTGTCATGCAACGCTTTGTAAAGGAAAGTAATGGATTGAAACGCTGTGTCTACAACTCGACAAATCTTGATGTATTACTGTCTCTGTTCACATGCAGGTTTCTGGTTGTTTTTCTAATTCCCTTCTTGATCATTGCATCTTCATACATAGCTATTGGTGTGCGCGTGAAACGCCTTAAAAGAGGAAAGCAGCTTCAGCCTTACCGAGTAATTTTGTCTGTGATTCTGGCTTTCTTTGTATGCTGGTTTCCTTTCCATGTTCAACAACTGTGTCACGTAAGTGCAGTGAAGTATAACTGGAGTGACAGTGCTTATAAAGCAATTAATTCTGCAGGACCTTTTATTCAGTGCCTGGTTTTTCTAAACAGTTGTCTGAACCCCATTCTCTATGTGTTCATGTGTGATGAGTATAAGACAAAACTTAAAAAGTCTCTCCTGCTGGTGTTTGAGGCGGCCTTTACGGAGGAGCATCTGCGTTACTTGACATCACGTCGTTCTACTTCATGCTATTCAGAGTCACTGCAAGGTGAATTTGGCAAGCAGACAAATGACACAACCATCTCCACCTCTGGAAGTGGTCAGGGCAGAACAAGCTTTTAA